A genomic region of Polynucleobacter necessarius contains the following coding sequences:
- the recG gene encoding ATP-dependent DNA helicase RecG, producing the protein MTTKQAPGTLQKMGLDSPMALALHLPSRYEDETELLTIEEAIARGRFASAQTQGVVIRNQVLFRPRRQMVVTIEDETETLNLRFLNFYPSQQKQMAVGVHVRVRGDVREGFQGPEMVHPTVRAVAPDAPLPASLTPVYPASVGVSQTIIRKAVTQALRDPSLQDSLAEFLPKKLMAELLPSNDWPNLQAAITYLHQPPADVNTQSLLERTHLAWRRVQFEELLAQQISLKRAHAIRRERHAPSFTKEEKEKKQSFEEGLLKVLPFKLTNVQERVWSEISNDLSKSFPMNRLLQGDVGSGKTVVAALAAARVMDQGYQAAIMAPTEILAEQHYLKMKEWFEPLGVQIAWLSGSLKAKEKRLAQEMIENGQAQLIVGTHALIQENVRFAKLGLAVIDEQHRFGVRQRLEIQQRVGSELFYCHQLMMSATPIPRTLAMTYYADLDVSVIDELPPGRKPIATKVVKASRRDEVIGGLQSWLSKGLQAYWVCPLIEESEVLQLQTAEESFEQLTQALPGFTVGLVHGRLKADEKAAVMAAFKANEIQLLVATTVIEVGVDVPNAALMVIEHAERFGYAQIHQLRGRVGRGSADSVCILMYAEPLSMAAKERLQTLRETSDGFVIAERDLSLRGSGELLGAKQSGDAMLRFVDLQRDAWLIELAQQAADRLLLDHGDLVERHLEHWLGSRAEFLKA; encoded by the coding sequence ATGACTACTAAACAAGCGCCAGGCACACTCCAAAAGATGGGTTTAGACAGCCCAATGGCCCTTGCTTTGCATTTACCTTCTCGCTATGAGGATGAGACTGAGCTTCTTACCATCGAGGAGGCTATTGCCCGGGGTAGGTTTGCCTCAGCGCAGACTCAAGGTGTGGTTATCCGTAATCAGGTCTTATTTCGGCCCAGGCGACAAATGGTCGTCACTATCGAAGATGAGACAGAAACCTTAAATCTACGCTTTCTGAATTTTTATCCGAGCCAACAAAAGCAAATGGCGGTCGGCGTCCATGTGCGGGTACGCGGAGATGTGCGAGAGGGTTTTCAGGGTCCAGAAATGGTTCATCCTACGGTTCGAGCGGTAGCGCCAGATGCTCCATTACCCGCTAGTTTGACTCCAGTCTATCCAGCGAGTGTCGGAGTCTCGCAAACCATTATTCGTAAAGCGGTTACGCAAGCCTTGCGAGACCCAAGTCTGCAAGATAGCTTGGCGGAATTTTTGCCTAAAAAACTGATGGCAGAGTTGTTGCCTAGCAATGATTGGCCAAATTTACAGGCAGCAATTACTTATTTGCATCAACCGCCAGCAGACGTAAATACTCAATCATTACTAGAACGTACTCACCTGGCATGGCGTCGAGTGCAATTTGAAGAACTGTTGGCCCAACAAATTTCTTTGAAACGCGCGCATGCGATTCGTCGTGAGCGACATGCTCCAAGTTTTACAAAAGAAGAAAAAGAAAAGAAGCAAAGTTTTGAAGAGGGGCTGCTAAAAGTTTTGCCGTTTAAATTAACAAACGTACAAGAGCGTGTTTGGTCGGAAATTAGCAATGATCTTTCCAAGTCTTTTCCCATGAATCGCCTGCTTCAGGGCGATGTCGGTAGTGGTAAGACAGTGGTGGCCGCCTTGGCTGCCGCCAGGGTGATGGACCAAGGCTATCAAGCTGCCATCATGGCCCCTACTGAAATCTTGGCAGAACAGCATTACCTCAAAATGAAGGAATGGTTCGAGCCTCTAGGAGTTCAAATTGCCTGGTTATCAGGAAGTTTGAAGGCTAAAGAAAAAAGACTTGCACAAGAGATGATTGAGAATGGGCAGGCGCAATTAATTGTTGGTACGCATGCCTTAATTCAGGAGAACGTCAGGTTTGCAAAATTGGGTCTAGCGGTTATTGATGAGCAGCATCGCTTTGGGGTGAGGCAGCGTTTGGAAATTCAGCAACGTGTTGGATCTGAATTATTTTATTGTCACCAGTTGATGATGTCAGCTACGCCTATTCCACGTACCTTGGCGATGACTTATTACGCCGACTTGGATGTTTCAGTAATCGATGAATTGCCTCCTGGCCGCAAGCCAATTGCAACTAAAGTAGTGAAAGCGAGTCGCCGCGATGAAGTCATTGGGGGTTTACAAAGCTGGCTATCTAAGGGATTGCAGGCATATTGGGTTTGCCCCTTAATTGAAGAGTCTGAAGTGCTGCAACTTCAAACGGCAGAAGAAAGTTTTGAGCAGCTTACACAAGCCCTACCTGGTTTTACAGTGGGTTTAGTGCACGGTAGATTAAAGGCTGATGAAAAGGCGGCGGTAATGGCTGCTTTCAAAGCGAATGAGATTCAACTCTTAGTTGCCACTACGGTTATTGAGGTTGGTGTTGATGTCCCTAATGCCGCGCTGATGGTTATTGAGCATGCTGAGCGTTTTGGTTACGCTCAGATTCATCAATTGCGTGGGCGCGTGGGCAGGGGCTCTGCGGATTCTGTTTGTATTTTGATGTACGCCGAGCCACTTTCTATGGCGGCTAAGGAGCGCTTACAAACATTGCGCGAGACATCGGATGGGTTTGTGATTGCTGAGCGTGATCTCTCGCTTCGTGGTTCAGGAGAGCTTTTGGGTGCAAAGCAGTCCGGTGATGCCATGTTGCGCTTTGTGGATTTGCAGCGGGATGCCTGGTTAATTGAGTTGGCTCAGCAGGCGGCGGATCGTTTACTCCTAGATCATGGCGATTTGGTTGAGCGCCATTTAGAGCATTGGCTTGGATCTCGCGCAGAATTTCTAAAGGCTTGA
- the queA gene encoding tRNA preQ1(34) S-adenosylmethionine ribosyltransferase-isomerase QueA yields the protein MQLSGFNYELPPDLIAQHPLANRTDSRLLEVKADREKHVQLVDRQFKDILSLVKPGDLLVFNDTKVIPARLHGKKKTGGVVELLIERISGEKQAWVQIRASKVPKTGMIVHIHNQAGETFPVEMIGYDGRFYEVRFPENAFSLLERFGELPLPPYIEHQPDGEDAQRYQTVVAKNPGAVAAPTAGLHFDEAILQKLKELGVNQATVTLHVGAGTFTPVREEDLSKHKMHYEWYSIPEQTLQTIEATKKNGGRVIAVGTTSLRALESQAASGQSSGETNLFITPGYQFKTVNCLLTNFHLPKSTLLMLVSAFAGMDNIRTAYQHAIHQKYRFFSYGDAMFLCRLENTKL from the coding sequence ATGCAACTCTCCGGCTTCAATTACGAACTCCCGCCCGATCTAATCGCCCAACATCCTTTGGCGAATAGGACTGATAGCCGCCTCTTAGAGGTCAAGGCTGACAGGGAAAAACACGTCCAATTGGTAGATCGACAGTTTAAGGACATTCTTAGCCTTGTGAAGCCTGGGGATTTATTAGTCTTCAACGACACTAAGGTAATTCCGGCGCGCTTACACGGCAAAAAAAAAACTGGCGGGGTTGTTGAGCTTCTCATTGAGCGGATTAGCGGCGAAAAGCAGGCTTGGGTTCAAATTCGAGCCTCAAAGGTTCCCAAAACCGGAATGATTGTCCATATTCATAACCAAGCAGGCGAAACCTTCCCCGTTGAGATGATTGGTTATGACGGGCGCTTTTATGAGGTCCGCTTTCCGGAAAATGCTTTTTCATTATTAGAGCGCTTTGGCGAACTCCCTCTACCCCCCTATATCGAGCATCAGCCTGACGGCGAAGATGCACAGCGCTATCAAACAGTCGTTGCTAAAAATCCAGGAGCAGTGGCAGCCCCAACAGCAGGCCTGCATTTTGATGAAGCGATCCTGCAAAAGCTAAAAGAGTTGGGCGTAAACCAAGCAACGGTCACATTGCATGTAGGTGCTGGAACATTTACCCCTGTACGAGAAGAAGATCTCTCAAAACATAAGATGCACTACGAGTGGTACTCCATTCCTGAGCAAACTTTGCAGACCATCGAAGCTACCAAAAAAAATGGTGGAAGAGTGATTGCCGTTGGTACCACCAGCCTACGCGCCCTAGAGAGCCAGGCAGCTAGCGGGCAAAGTAGTGGTGAGACCAATCTGTTTATTACCCCAGGCTATCAATTTAAAACCGTGAATTGTTTGTTAACAAACTTTCATCTGCCAAAATCTACCCTGTTAATGCTGGTTAGCGCTTTTGCAGGGATGGATAATATTCGTACCGCCTATCAACATGCCATTCATCAGAAGTATCGTTTCTTTAGTTATGGAGATGCGATGTTTCTTTGCCGACTCGAGAATACAAAGTTATGA
- the ubiA gene encoding 4-hydroxybenzoate octaprenyltransferase, whose translation MNLQERLISYEYLIRLDKPIGTLLLLWPTLWALWLASSGVPDLSILAIFVAGTFLMRSAGCAMNDYADRDFDRHVKRTQGRPVTSGKISGKEAVAVASALALIAFLLIQPLNPFTKQLSVLALLVAFVYPFTKRFFAMPQAILGIAFGFGIPMAYAAILDFIPLEAWFLFIGNIFWAIAYDTAYAMVDRDDDLRLGLRTSAITFGEFDVIAIAISYGMHFLSQLWVAQLANLSNYFLVGWFAALACAIYHLKLVSTRNREDCFKAFRHNNWLGGFLFLGIVLGLSLN comes from the coding sequence ATGAATTTACAAGAGCGTTTAATTTCCTATGAATATTTAATCAGGCTGGATAAGCCTATTGGGACCTTATTGCTGTTGTGGCCCACTCTCTGGGCTCTTTGGTTGGCAAGCAGCGGTGTACCTGACTTATCCATCTTGGCTATCTTTGTGGCGGGCACGTTCCTTATGCGTAGCGCTGGTTGTGCGATGAACGACTATGCGGACCGCGACTTTGATCGTCATGTAAAGAGAACGCAAGGCCGCCCAGTTACTAGCGGGAAAATCTCTGGCAAAGAAGCTGTTGCAGTAGCTAGCGCATTAGCATTGATTGCCTTTCTCTTGATTCAACCCCTAAATCCATTTACAAAGCAATTGTCAGTACTTGCTCTATTGGTTGCTTTTGTTTACCCCTTTACCAAACGTTTCTTTGCAATGCCTCAAGCCATTTTAGGAATTGCCTTCGGCTTTGGTATTCCTATGGCCTATGCGGCAATTCTGGATTTCATTCCCTTAGAGGCTTGGTTCTTATTTATTGGCAATATATTTTGGGCGATCGCCTACGACACTGCTTACGCAATGGTCGATCGAGATGATGACTTGCGTTTGGGGCTCAGAACCTCTGCTATCACTTTTGGTGAGTTTGATGTAATTGCAATCGCAATCAGCTACGGGATGCATTTTCTGAGCCAGCTATGGGTGGCGCAATTAGCTAATCTCAGTAATTATTTTCTAGTCGGCTGGTTTGCGGCATTGGCTTGCGCAATCTATCACTTAAAACTGGTATCTACTCGCAATAGAGAAGATTGCTTCAAGGCTTTTCGCCACAATAACTGGTTAGGCGGTTTTTTGTTTCTTGGAATTGTTTTGGGTTTAAGTCTGAATTAG